A stretch of [Clostridium] scindens DNA encodes these proteins:
- a CDS encoding ABC transporter permease: MNRKLIWKDIVRNKVVSIAIMLFIAAASMLLSLSGILATHLLGSIDQLMQKAKTPHFMQMHSGEANLEQVERFAKEDGRVEKYQALEFLNMASEKIIIGGKSLAGNVQDNGFCTQSGEFDYLLDMDDQPVRPKDGELYVPVCYYKDQTAKIGDRAVIAGQDFEVAGFIRDSQMNSSLASSKRFLVSGHDYARLKSFGTVEYLIEFRLKDLSELGEFETAYEDAGLPSNGAALTWPLFRMISAVSDGIMIALIWLASMLVILIALLCIRFTLLAKIEDDYREIGVMKAIGMRVSDIQGIYLSIYAAVAGVGCLLGFLLSLLFRKPLQDGIRLNFGNGGSGVMALLLGLGGDLLLLCMILLYLRRILKRFRKLSAAQAIRSGSAWEKGNNPGIFRLSGNRCLSTNLFLGLRDIITRKRMYLTMLVTAVLAMFLMIVPQNLSHTISDSGFVSYLGIGHCDLRMDIQQTEGIGKKAEEIDRYMAKDPDIKKYAVFTTRSYRMRLEDDTQENIKVESGRHDVFPVQYTQGSLPISKQDIALSALYAKELEKQVGDRITLLTGTGEKELVVCGIYSDITNGGKTAKAVFPSDEGEAIFCTVCAEVGKTGQLPDKIAQYEKYFPFAKVTDIETYIGQTFGQTLRSVRTAAVVAAAVTLLITLLFMKLLTAKDRYSIAIMKSTGFSNSDITKQYVWRAVLVTIAGIFLGTMLAGTVGEQLAGAAMASLGAAAFQFQVNPLSSYLLSPAILLLTAVIAAIASTNNAGKVHISQSIKE, translated from the coding sequence ATGAACCGTAAATTAATTTGGAAAGATATCGTTAGAAATAAAGTAGTGTCTATTGCTATTATGCTGTTTATCGCTGCGGCATCTATGCTGCTGTCCTTAAGCGGCATCCTTGCGACCCATCTTTTGGGCTCCATTGACCAGTTGATGCAAAAGGCTAAGACGCCGCATTTTATGCAGATGCATTCCGGCGAGGCAAATCTAGAGCAGGTGGAGCGCTTTGCGAAAGAGGACGGCCGGGTGGAGAAGTATCAGGCCTTGGAATTCTTGAATATGGCAAGTGAAAAAATCATCATTGGCGGGAAATCCCTTGCTGGAAATGTCCAGGACAATGGATTTTGTACGCAGAGCGGGGAATTTGATTATCTATTGGATATGGACGATCAGCCAGTTCGCCCTAAAGACGGAGAACTCTATGTCCCGGTCTGCTATTATAAGGATCAGACTGCTAAGATTGGAGATCGGGCAGTGATAGCCGGGCAGGATTTTGAGGTGGCGGGATTTATCAGGGATTCACAGATGAATTCTTCCCTCGCTTCTTCCAAACGTTTTCTGGTGAGCGGGCATGACTATGCACGGTTGAAATCTTTCGGCACCGTGGAATATCTGATTGAATTCCGGCTAAAAGATCTATCGGAACTTGGAGAATTCGAGACCGCCTATGAGGACGCCGGACTTCCCTCCAATGGGGCGGCTCTTACCTGGCCGCTGTTTCGAATGATCAGCGCGGTCTCGGATGGAATTATGATTGCCCTGATTTGGCTGGCCAGCATGCTTGTAATTTTGATTGCCCTGCTGTGCATTCGATTTACCTTGCTTGCAAAAATTGAAGATGACTATCGGGAGATCGGAGTCATGAAGGCAATCGGAATGAGGGTGTCTGACATCCAAGGCATTTATCTTTCCATCTATGCCGCTGTGGCGGGAGTTGGATGCTTGCTTGGATTTTTGCTGTCTCTTCTGTTTCGCAAGCCGCTTCAGGATGGAATCCGCCTGAACTTTGGGAACGGAGGGAGCGGCGTTATGGCTTTGCTTCTGGGGCTTGGTGGAGACCTGCTTTTACTATGCATGATTCTTTTGTATCTGCGAAGAATCCTAAAGCGATTTCGCAAGTTATCAGCGGCGCAGGCGATAAGATCGGGCAGCGCTTGGGAGAAGGGGAACAATCCTGGGATCTTTCGACTGTCAGGAAACAGATGCCTTAGTACGAATCTTTTTCTGGGATTGAGAGATATAATAACCAGAAAACGCATGTATCTTACGATGCTGGTGACGGCTGTGCTGGCCATGTTTCTCATGATTGTACCGCAAAATCTTTCCCATACGATTTCAGATAGCGGGTTCGTATCTTATCTGGGAATCGGGCATTGCGATTTGAGAATGGACATACAGCAGACAGAAGGGATTGGGAAAAAAGCGGAAGAAATTGATCGTTATATGGCAAAGGATCCGGACATTAAAAAATATGCTGTCTTTACCACCAGGTCTTATCGGATGAGGCTTGAGGACGATACACAAGAGAATATAAAGGTAGAATCCGGTCGCCATGATGTTTTCCCTGTCCAGTATACCCAAGGGAGCCTGCCGATTTCTAAACAGGACATTGCCTTGTCTGCGTTGTATGCCAAAGAACTGGAAAAGCAGGTGGGAGATCGGATTACGCTTTTGACGGGAACCGGGGAGAAGGAACTGGTGGTATGCGGCATCTATTCTGATATCACGAATGGGGGGAAAACCGCGAAAGCGGTCTTTCCAAGTGATGAAGGGGAGGCGATCTTTTGTACCGTCTGCGCAGAGGTAGGAAAGACTGGCCAGCTGCCGGATAAGATTGCCCAGTATGAAAAGTATTTTCCCTTTGCCAAAGTGACGGACATCGAGACGTATATTGGACAGACATTTGGCCAGACCCTGCGTTCAGTAAGGACGGCAGCGGTGGTGGCAGCGGCGGTTACGCTTCTGATCACGCTGCTGTTTATGAAACTTCTGACCGCAAAAGACAGATATTCCATTGCCATTATGAAATCTACAGGTTTTTCCAATTCCGATATTACGAAACAGTATGTCTGGAGAGCAGTTCTTGTGACGATTGCAGGCATTTTCCTGGGTACGATGCTGGCAGGAACGGTGGGGGAACAGCTGGCCGGAGCGGCGATGGCATCTTTGGGGGCAGCGGCCTTCCAATTTCAGGTGAATCCGCTATCATCCTATCTATTGTCACCTGCGATCTTGCTTTTGACAGCAGTGATCGCAGCGATAGCCAGTACAAATAACGCGGGAAAGGTACACATTTCCCAATCAATAAAGGAGTAA
- a CDS encoding ABC transporter ATP-binding protein, translating to MKNLLCGKEIVKSFGEGSEKTRVLNQVSLEVERGEYLSVMGPSGSGKSTLLYALSGMDIIDSGSVSLDGLELSGLEDEELSDLRRRKMGFVFQQPALLRNLNILDNIILPMMRDNRKQVGTLVQKAKTLMRLSGIEGLEEREITQMSGGQLQRAGICRALMADPDIIFGDEPTGALNSKAAQEILDLFDQIQKAGTAILLVTHDVQVAARTNRVLFMQDGRIVSELRFQKEKLDYKARAEQIMVQMRRVGI from the coding sequence ATGAAAAACTTATTATGTGGAAAAGAAATCGTAAAATCGTTTGGAGAGGGCAGTGAGAAGACCAGAGTCTTGAACCAGGTGTCCCTGGAGGTTGAAAGGGGAGAATACCTGTCGGTCATGGGGCCGTCCGGCTCTGGAAAATCCACGCTTTTGTATGCGCTTAGCGGCATGGACATCATAGACAGCGGCAGCGTGTCCCTGGACGGATTAGAACTGTCGGGGCTTGAGGATGAGGAACTGTCCGATCTTCGCAGGAGGAAGATGGGATTCGTGTTTCAGCAGCCTGCGCTTCTTAGGAATCTTAATATTCTGGATAATATCATCCTTCCTATGATGCGGGACAACAGGAAACAGGTGGGAACGCTTGTCCAGAAGGCCAAAACGCTGATGAGGCTGTCAGGCATCGAGGGTCTGGAAGAAAGGGAGATTACCCAGATGTCAGGAGGGCAGCTCCAGCGCGCGGGCATATGCCGGGCACTCATGGCGGATCCAGATATTATCTTCGGGGATGAGCCTACCGGAGCCTTGAATTCCAAGGCGGCCCAGGAGATCCTGGATCTTTTTGACCAGATACAGAAGGCAGGGACAGCGATCCTTCTGGTAACCCATGATGTACAGGTGGCAGCCAGGACGAACCGCGTGCTTTTTATGCAGGATGGAAGGATTGTCAGCGAACTTAGGTTTCAAAAAGAGAAGCTGGATTATAAGGCACGTGCAGAGCAAATCATGGTGCAGATGCGAAGAGTTGGAATATAA
- a CDS encoding helix-turn-helix transcriptional regulator, producing MNVYKKIVKKVIDYIEDNLENEIDLDKIAENIGYSKFHLNRIFTEETGYTIYKYLQMRRLTIAAQKLVDTEKPITQIAYEAGYNSQQAFSLAFKQIYLYPPKTYRDIGVFVPKQNKISMKCRAYSGYGKYKVYVRKIGGMAA from the coding sequence ATGAACGTGTATAAAAAAATTGTGAAAAAGGTTATTGACTATATAGAAGACAATTTAGAAAACGAAATTGATTTAGATAAGATAGCGGAAAATATTGGCTATTCCAAATTTCATCTAAATCGGATTTTTACAGAAGAAACAGGCTACACGATTTACAAGTATCTGCAAATGCGCAGACTTACGATTGCCGCCCAAAAGCTGGTCGATACGGAGAAACCGATTACCCAGATTGCTTATGAAGCAGGGTACAATTCGCAACAGGCATTTTCACTGGCATTTAAGCAGATTTATCTATATCCTCCTAAAACATACAGAGATATAGGTGTTTTTGTTCCCAAGCAAAACAAAATCTCCATGAAATGCCGTGCTTATTCTGGCTATGGAAAATATAAAGTTTATGTAAGAAAAATTGGGGGGATGGCAGCATGA
- a CDS encoding ATP-dependent Clp protease proteolytic subunit: MSTVPYVIEQTSRGERSYDIFSRLLSDRIIFLGEEVSDTSASLIVAQLLFLEAQDPGKDIQLYINSPGGSVTAGFAIYDTMQYIKCDVSTICVGLAASFGAFLLAGGAKGKRMALPNAEIMIHQPAMHGNGIQGPASDIKIMSDYMQNSKKRLNRILAENTGHTVEEIERDTDRDHFMSADEALKYGLIDTIISNR; this comes from the coding sequence ATGAGTACAGTTCCTTATGTGATTGAGCAGACAAGTCGCGGAGAACGCAGTTATGATATTTTTTCAAGACTTTTATCCGATCGGATTATTTTTTTAGGAGAAGAGGTGAGTGATACCTCAGCAAGTTTGATTGTAGCGCAATTACTTTTTCTGGAAGCGCAGGATCCTGGCAAAGATATTCAATTGTATATCAATAGTCCGGGCGGATCTGTAACTGCCGGATTTGCAATCTATGATACGATGCAGTATATCAAATGTGATGTATCAACCATATGCGTTGGACTTGCGGCGAGCTTCGGGGCATTCTTATTAGCGGGCGGTGCAAAGGGGAAAAGAATGGCATTGCCAAACGCTGAAATTATGATCCATCAGCCGGCTATGCACGGCAATGGGATTCAAGGGCCCGCCAGTGACATCAAAATTATGTCAGACTATATGCAAAACAGTAAGAAACGGTTAAATCGCATCTTAGCAGAAAATACAGGCCATACGGTGGAAGAGATTGAACGGGATACAGATCGGGATCATTTTATGAGTGCTGATGAAGCCCTAAAATATGGCCTGATTGATACGATTATATCAAATAGATAG
- a CDS encoding antibiotic biosynthesis monooxygenase — MDKTFCEVKLFQVKPDKLDEFEKLIAVVAKEQKQQKGCIDIKYLKRFYVFDDIKEQPRELTRIVKCVKYYSYWDFDTLENYSNATHWLFEKYSKEIFKLLIMPFDINCGYSIS; from the coding sequence ATGGACAAAACTTTCTGCGAAGTTAAATTATTTCAGGTAAAGCCTGATAAGCTAGATGAATTTGAAAAATTGATTGCTGTTGTTGCTAAAGAGCAAAAACAGCAAAAGGGTTGTATTGATATTAAATATTTAAAAAGGTTTTATGTATTTGATGACATCAAAGAGCAGCCAAGAGAACTCACCAGAATCGTTAAATGTGTAAAATATTATTCTTACTGGGACTTTGACACTTTGGAAAATTATTCAAATGCAACTCATTGGCTTTTTGAAAAATATTCGAAGGAAATATTTAAGCTGCTGATTATGCCTTTTGACATAAATTGCGGATATTCAATTAGCTGA
- a CDS encoding pyridoxamine 5'-phosphate oxidase family protein: protein MIKLSQEAEKIMLERFGRDSIVALATVENEIPYVRNVNAYYENGSFYIITYALSNKMKHIENNPTVAIASDWFTAHGKGINLGYFGKTENLEIAEKMKNAFSEWIDNGHNNFDDENTIILCVELTDGLLLSHGTRYEF, encoded by the coding sequence ATGATAAAGTTAAGCCAGGAAGCAGAAAAAATAATGCTTGAGCGTTTTGGAAGAGATTCTATTGTTGCTTTGGCAACAGTAGAAAATGAAATTCCATATGTGCGAAATGTAAATGCTTATTATGAGAATGGTTCATTCTATATTATTACATATGCACTTTCAAATAAGATGAAGCATATAGAAAACAACCCAACTGTTGCAATAGCGAGTGATTGGTTTACCGCACATGGTAAAGGCATCAATTTAGGATATTTTGGCAAAACAGAAAATCTTGAGATTGCTGAAAAAATGAAAAATGCCTTTAGCGAATGGATTGACAATGGGCACAATAATTTTGATGATGAGAACACAATAATTCTATGTGTAGAATTAACGGATGGCTTGTTACTTTCGCATGGCACAAGGTATGAGTTTTAA
- a CDS encoding AraC family transcriptional regulator gives MDRNQLVNQSIDYIMQHLDEDLSVESVAGQFFISKYHFSRIFKAVTGESVYAFMKRCKVDQSAVDMKLNPEKSITDIGLDYGYSSSNYSSVFKKHHDASPVKFRQSIPTSDMPVPFTPERTAHFKTAQEYASRIEIQELSDFFVLYERFIGNYVELEKHWYRFLDLYQAYLQEETILVERFFNDPAITNSSQCICDICMTVGEECGLDNLMRIQGGRWVVYHFDGEIKDIFETLQGIFNVWLPRSGYRMAQRYGLNIYRHIDREKHRVRMDLCIPIS, from the coding sequence ATGGATAGAAATCAACTGGTCAATCAGAGTATTGACTATATTATGCAGCATTTAGATGAGGACTTGTCGGTGGAGTCGGTGGCTGGCCAGTTTTTTATATCGAAATACCACTTTTCCCGCATATTCAAAGCAGTGACTGGCGAATCTGTCTATGCATTTATGAAACGCTGCAAGGTAGATCAAAGTGCGGTTGATATGAAATTAAATCCGGAAAAATCGATTACAGACATTGGCCTGGACTATGGATACAGTTCTTCCAACTATAGTTCGGTATTTAAAAAGCATCATGATGCTTCACCAGTGAAGTTCAGGCAGTCCATACCAACCTCTGACATGCCGGTTCCCTTTACCCCGGAGCGTACCGCCCATTTCAAGACTGCGCAGGAATATGCCTCCAGAATCGAGATTCAGGAGTTGTCTGACTTTTTTGTGCTCTATGAGCGGTTCATAGGGAATTATGTAGAACTGGAAAAGCACTGGTACCGGTTCTTGGATCTGTATCAAGCCTATTTGCAGGAAGAAACCATTTTAGTGGAACGTTTTTTCAATGATCCGGCCATCACAAATTCATCGCAGTGTATCTGTGATATCTGCATGACAGTGGGAGAAGAGTGTGGATTGGATAATCTTATGCGGATTCAGGGCGGAAGATGGGTTGTATATCACTTCGATGGAGAAATCAAAGATATTTTTGAGACGCTGCAGGGGATTTTCAATGTCTGGCTGCCACGAAGCGGCTATCGCATGGCACAGCGCTATGGCCTGAATATTTATCGCCACATCGACCGGGAGAAACACAGAGTTCGTATGGATCTGTGCATTCCAATTTCATAA
- a CDS encoding DUF1062 domain-containing protein: MSDKIAEENHVIWKIEYCAPPAVLRYCKKCGKKEEYLCSGEFRVNAQQKNLDIWLIYKCIHCNTTWNSAIYSRVSPQKLGADLLERFYKNDESLAIQYAMDLSLLHRNGVEAKMPEYTIIGEDVSLEKTVNIKIQSKYRLPLKISAILRKKLGITQRELDELILSNRIWSSTGQDIRKCRLSSQETTITISNGTKRN, translated from the coding sequence GTGTCCGATAAAATAGCCGAAGAAAACCATGTCATTTGGAAAATAGAGTATTGCGCGCCGCCTGCCGTGCTGCGTTACTGTAAAAAATGCGGAAAAAAAGAGGAGTATCTATGTTCCGGAGAGTTTCGCGTCAATGCACAGCAAAAAAACCTGGACATATGGCTGATCTACAAATGTATCCACTGCAATACAACATGGAACAGCGCGATCTATTCCCGCGTATCACCACAGAAGCTAGGTGCAGATCTGCTTGAGAGATTCTACAAGAATGATGAATCATTGGCAATACAGTATGCGATGGATCTTTCACTGTTACATAGAAATGGCGTGGAAGCGAAAATGCCAGAGTATACGATTATTGGGGAGGATGTTTCGCTGGAGAAGACTGTTAATATAAAAATTCAGAGCAAATACCGTCTGCCATTGAAGATATCTGCTATTTTGCGTAAGAAGCTTGGCATCACGCAGCGCGAGCTGGATGAACTCATCTTAAGCAACCGGATATGGAGCAGCACGGGGCAAGACATAAGAAAATGCAGGCTATCATCTCAAGAAACCACGATTACGATATCGAATGGAACTAAGAGGAATTAA
- a CDS encoding nitroreductase family protein encodes MNMNKELYNMIFKRKSFHLFRNIGEESISTNEVEQIERVYRTLIPLCPEIKTAIRIVPAAETTCKREQQYCILLYSEKKDDYLQNIGYLGEQLDLYLVSQNIGTLWFGIGKTDEPSYEELDFVIMIAISKIDDEKKFRKDMYKSKRKPIDEIWIGEPIKGISDIVRFAPSACNTQPWIVEHADSTLKVYRYKKQGKRGIMPADKVTFYNQIDIGIFLCFLDLCLQHEAIPYETQLYTDNGLDHEKTMNAVYKM; translated from the coding sequence ATGAACATGAATAAAGAGTTATACAATATGATCTTTAAAAGAAAATCATTCCATCTTTTCCGCAACATTGGAGAGGAGAGTATTTCTACAAATGAAGTGGAACAGATTGAAAGGGTTTATCGCACATTGATACCGCTATGTCCTGAGATTAAGACTGCAATCAGAATTGTACCTGCGGCTGAAACGACTTGCAAGCGTGAACAACAGTACTGCATTTTACTTTACAGTGAGAAAAAAGATGATTATTTACAAAACATTGGATACCTGGGAGAGCAATTGGATCTATATCTTGTGTCACAAAACATTGGGACGCTTTGGTTTGGTATTGGAAAGACAGACGAACCCTCCTATGAAGAACTTGATTTTGTGATTATGATTGCAATTTCGAAAATTGATGATGAGAAGAAATTCCGCAAAGATATGTATAAGAGCAAGCGAAAACCCATCGATGAAATCTGGATAGGAGAACCAATCAAGGGGATTAGCGACATTGTAAGATTTGCACCAAGCGCTTGCAATACACAGCCCTGGATTGTAGAGCACGCAGATTCTACGCTCAAGGTCTACCGATATAAGAAACAAGGCAAAAGAGGAATCATGCCAGCGGATAAGGTAACCTTCTATAATCAAATTGATATTGGAATATTCTTATGCTTTCTGGATCTCTGCCTGCAGCATGAGGCAATACCATATGAAACGCAATTATATACAGATAATGGTTTAGATCATGAGAAAACAATGAATGCAGTATATAAAATGTAG
- a CDS encoding MATE family efflux transporter, with product MKEEHDLTTGSVSKKLIRFALPLLFANLLQSFYSIADMLAVGRFVGKTGLAAISNASMISFIINSICIGVTMGGTVLAAQYKGADDEQGQRETIGTLFSIAFIASLLVTILGLLVYKPLFQVLNVPASSMQDACDYMKIICCGTVFVFGYNAVCSIMKGLGDSKSSLYFIAVATVVNILLDIILVGPFGMGTKGAAYATIFSQGISLTISLIHLKGKDFIFQFRLKNFAIKPDKLTAILRVGLPTAIQMAVVNISYLLITGMLNNFGVSVAAASGIGLKVNTFAGMPCWAIGQAVTAMVGQNIGAHHIDRVKKTTKIGLCLNLSITFALVIFVQIFAGRIIMLFDPASPEMIEAGILYLRICCGINSLIYAAMYTFDSFAIGIGSANVAMINALLDAAIVRLPVSWLLAFLVPIGFPGVYIGQALSPLLPFIVGWAYFKSTNWEKKKI from the coding sequence ATGAAAGAAGAACACGATTTGACAACAGGAAGTGTTTCAAAAAAATTAATCCGGTTTGCGCTTCCGCTTCTGTTTGCGAATCTGCTGCAGTCCTTTTATAGTATCGCAGATATGCTGGCTGTAGGCAGATTCGTAGGAAAGACAGGGCTTGCCGCAATCAGCAATGCTTCCATGATAAGCTTTATCATCAATTCCATATGTATCGGCGTTACCATGGGCGGTACCGTACTGGCTGCCCAATACAAAGGAGCAGACGATGAACAGGGGCAGCGTGAAACCATAGGGACGCTATTCTCGATCGCCTTCATTGCTTCACTGCTTGTCACCATCCTAGGGCTGCTTGTATATAAGCCCCTTTTTCAAGTGCTGAACGTTCCTGCCAGTTCCATGCAGGACGCCTGCGATTATATGAAGATCATCTGCTGCGGCACGGTATTTGTGTTTGGCTATAATGCTGTCTGCTCTATTATGAAAGGGCTTGGAGATTCGAAAAGCTCGCTTTACTTTATCGCTGTAGCGACAGTGGTCAATATTTTGCTGGACATCATCCTGGTGGGGCCTTTCGGCATGGGAACTAAAGGAGCGGCATATGCCACCATTTTCTCGCAGGGCATTTCCCTTACAATATCGTTGATCCATCTCAAGGGAAAAGACTTTATATTCCAATTCAGGCTGAAAAACTTTGCCATTAAGCCAGATAAACTGACTGCCATCTTAAGAGTCGGATTGCCCACGGCGATTCAAATGGCAGTCGTCAATATCTCTTATCTTCTGATCACAGGCATGCTTAATAATTTTGGCGTGTCCGTTGCCGCCGCATCCGGAATCGGGCTGAAAGTCAATACCTTTGCAGGGATGCCCTGCTGGGCGATCGGCCAGGCCGTAACCGCCATGGTTGGACAGAATATAGGTGCGCATCATATCGATCGAGTAAAAAAGACGACAAAGATCGGACTGTGCCTGAATCTTTCGATTACTTTTGCCTTAGTAATATTTGTACAGATATTCGCAGGACGGATCATCATGCTGTTTGATCCGGCAAGTCCGGAAATGATTGAGGCCGGAATCCTTTACCTAAGAATATGCTGCGGAATCAACAGTCTGATATATGCGGCAATGTATACTTTCGATTCTTTTGCCATCGGCATAGGATCTGCAAATGTAGCCATGATAAATGCGCTGTTAGACGCTGCCATCGTCCGGCTTCCTGTCAGCTGGCTCCTGGCCTTTCTAGTTCCCATCGGATTCCCCGGCGTATATATCGGGCAGGCCCTTTCCCCGCTCTTACCCTTCATCGTCGGCTGGGCCTATTTTAAAAGCACGAACTGGGAAAAGAAGAAAATTTAA
- a CDS encoding ABC transporter permease — protein sequence MNKFFTMLKTELKLSIRGMDMIIFALCMPVVVVVILGVIYGNKPAAPGSEYTFLQQSFGALSTIAICAGGIMGLPLVISDYRQKRILKRFKVTPTSPALLLAVQVAIYALYSLVSLALLILVAALFFGFRFPGSWGLFFASYLLVMLSTFSIGMMVGGISSNEKIASVAACVLYFPMLIFSGATLPYEVMPSAMQKASDFLPLTQGIKLLKAISLGLPIESVWLPIIVMLTFLLICGGVSIKFFRWE from the coding sequence ATGAATAAATTTTTTACTATGCTCAAAACAGAACTGAAACTTTCCATTCGTGGGATGGATATGATTATTTTCGCACTTTGCATGCCTGTGGTCGTGGTCGTGATTCTGGGCGTCATTTATGGAAATAAGCCTGCTGCTCCCGGCTCGGAGTACACATTTTTACAGCAATCCTTCGGGGCTCTGTCTACGATCGCGATTTGCGCAGGCGGCATCATGGGCCTGCCTCTGGTCATCTCTGATTACCGTCAGAAAAGAATTCTGAAACGCTTCAAGGTAACGCCCACAAGCCCTGCGTTGCTCCTGGCGGTACAGGTTGCGATCTATGCCCTGTATTCTCTGGTATCGCTGGCCTTGCTCATCCTTGTAGCAGCACTGTTTTTCGGATTCCGTTTTCCCGGATCCTGGGGACTGTTTTTCGCGTCCTATCTCCTGGTCATGCTGTCTACATTCAGCATTGGCATGATGGTGGGCGGCATATCCTCGAATGAAAAAATAGCCAGCGTTGCCGCCTGTGTCCTGTATTTTCCCATGCTGATCTTTTCAGGCGCAACGCTGCCCTATGAAGTTATGCCTTCCGCGATGCAGAAAGCATCTGATTTTCTGCCATTGACCCAGGGAATCAAGCTTCTGAAAGCGATATCCCTCGGCCTGCCCATAGAATCTGTATGGCTTCCCATCATCGTCATGCTTACGTTTTTACTGATTTGCGGAGGTGTTTCCATAAAGTTCTTCAGATGGGAATAA
- a CDS encoding ABC transporter ATP-binding protein has protein sequence MDETTIQISGLSKSYAGKKVIDNISLTVSSGEVYGLLGANGAGKSTTIECILGTRKADAGKIRILGLDPHKDRKPIFEQVGVQFQESNYPDKIRVKELCEETACLYRQPAEYEPLLSRFGLAEKKNAFVTELSGGQKQKLFIILALIADPKVVFLDELTTGLDTKARRNVWKSLLELKEQGLTIFLSSHFMDEVEMLCDRISILRDSRFVFTGTVQEAMEQSCCEKFEDAYLWFTGEEADDE, from the coding sequence ATGGATGAGACAACGATCCAGATATCCGGCTTAAGTAAATCCTACGCTGGGAAAAAAGTAATTGATAACATCAGCCTAACGGTTTCATCAGGCGAAGTTTATGGCCTGCTTGGCGCAAATGGCGCGGGCAAAAGCACCACCATAGAATGCATATTGGGCACACGCAAGGCGGATGCCGGGAAAATCCGTATTCTGGGCTTAGATCCGCATAAGGACCGCAAGCCGATCTTTGAACAGGTGGGCGTCCAATTTCAGGAGTCCAATTATCCGGATAAAATCCGGGTAAAGGAATTATGCGAGGAAACTGCCTGCCTTTACAGGCAGCCGGCGGAATATGAGCCACTTCTTAGCAGATTTGGCCTGGCAGAAAAGAAAAATGCCTTTGTCACTGAACTTTCCGGAGGGCAGAAGCAGAAACTTTTTATTATTCTTGCCCTGATCGCTGATCCTAAAGTGGTTTTCCTGGACGAGCTTACTACCGGCCTTGATACAAAAGCCCGGCGGAATGTGTGGAAAAGTCTGTTGGAATTAAAAGAGCAAGGACTGACCATTTTTCTTTCCTCTCATTTTATGGACGAGGTAGAAATGCTTTGCGACCGGATCAGCATTCTAAGAGACAGTCGCTTTGTCTTTACCGGGACGGTGCAGGAAGCGATGGAGCAAAGCTGCTGCGAAAAGTTTGAGGATGCGTATCTATGGTTTACTGGAGAGGAGGCAGACGATGAATAA